Proteins from a single region of Bdellovibrio bacteriovorus HD100:
- a CDS encoding LysM peptidoglycan-binding domain-containing protein, whose translation MRRLLTLSLVLAFVSGCAHKDLGTKAGRPATNSEGDLKDIGSFRLSDPEGPKVVDQELESIPTEVNPLVEKWIAYFQGRGRPHMERYLARSTRYEKLMKKVLRDNGLPEDLFYIALIESGFSSRATSHASAVGYWQFIRGTGKRYGLDINAFVDERRDPVFATQAAAEYFKGLYSVFGSWYLAMASYNVGENRVKREVMNHYTRDFWELARKKRLPAETINYVPKFIAAKMIGKDPAKYGFDDIDYLPPIEFDHITVSQPVNLRQMAEKMNLNYEDFKALNPKFKGEVAILKGSDLILRIPPGTTEQSKVAAAESFVSRVQFVADTGDTQTYRIRHGDTLSTVARRYRTTVAFLRDLNDLPRRKPLKVGMRIQVPDRTPLKDRSQTRSMVAKKSDAPKNTVTISSDGRYYIVQSGDSLFTIARKYATSVSELQRMNNIKRGRTLKVGMKLKVPTPGSSSAREVATEVAQSKKAKSKVHVVRRGENLSVIAAKYNVAVSDIKERNKIRNPASLVVGARIVIPSEVKQ comes from the coding sequence ATGAGGAGACTTTTAACATTGAGTTTGGTCCTGGCCTTTGTGTCAGGGTGTGCTCATAAGGATTTGGGCACAAAAGCTGGCAGACCAGCTACCAACAGTGAAGGGGATTTGAAGGACATCGGTTCGTTCCGTTTGTCTGACCCCGAAGGCCCCAAGGTGGTGGATCAGGAATTGGAATCCATCCCTACTGAAGTTAACCCCCTAGTTGAAAAATGGATTGCCTACTTCCAGGGTCGCGGTCGCCCGCACATGGAACGTTACCTGGCCCGTTCCACTCGTTACGAAAAACTGATGAAGAAGGTTTTGCGTGACAATGGACTTCCTGAAGATCTGTTTTACATCGCTTTGATCGAATCCGGATTCAGCTCGCGCGCGACCTCTCACGCTTCAGCGGTGGGGTACTGGCAGTTCATCCGTGGTACGGGCAAACGTTATGGTCTGGACATCAATGCCTTCGTGGATGAGCGTCGTGACCCGGTCTTTGCAACTCAGGCTGCGGCCGAGTACTTCAAAGGTCTTTATAGCGTGTTTGGTTCCTGGTATCTGGCGATGGCTTCCTACAACGTGGGTGAAAATCGCGTGAAGCGTGAAGTGATGAATCACTACACCCGTGACTTCTGGGAGCTGGCTCGTAAAAAACGTCTGCCAGCTGAAACCATCAACTACGTGCCAAAATTCATCGCGGCTAAAATGATCGGTAAGGATCCGGCGAAGTACGGGTTTGACGACATCGATTATCTTCCGCCGATTGAGTTCGATCACATCACCGTTTCCCAGCCAGTGAACTTGCGTCAGATGGCCGAGAAAATGAACCTGAACTATGAGGACTTCAAAGCTTTGAATCCCAAGTTCAAGGGTGAAGTGGCGATCCTGAAGGGCAGTGACCTGATTCTGCGTATTCCTCCGGGCACGACAGAGCAATCCAAAGTGGCTGCGGCAGAAAGTTTTGTTTCCCGTGTTCAGTTTGTGGCTGACACTGGTGACACGCAGACCTACCGCATACGTCATGGTGACACTTTGAGCACGGTGGCTCGTCGTTATCGCACGACGGTGGCATTCCTGCGTGACCTGAATGATCTGCCTCGTCGCAAGCCCTTGAAAGTGGGCATGCGCATCCAGGTTCCGGATCGTACGCCGCTGAAGGACCGTTCACAAACTCGTTCTATGGTGGCAAAGAAATCCGATGCTCCTAAGAACACAGTGACAATCAGCAGTGATGGTCGTTACTACATCGTTCAGTCCGGGGACTCTTTGTTCACGATTGCGCGCAAATATGCCACCAGCGTTTCTGAGCTTCAGCGTATGAACAACATCAAACGTGGTCGCACATTGAAAGTGGGCATGAAACTGAAAGTCCCAACTCCAGGCAGCTCGTCTGCACGTGAAGTGGCTACTGAAGTTGCTCAAAGCAAAAAAGCGAAATCCAAAGTTCACGTGGTTCGCAGAGGTGAAAACCTTTCTGTGATCGCGGCGAAATACAATGTGGCAGTTTCTGATATCAAAGAAAGAAACAAGATCCGCAACCCGGCTTCTCTGGTTGTGGGGGCACGCATCGTGATCCCATCGGAAGTGAAGCAATAA
- a CDS encoding transglycosylase SLT domain-containing protein encodes MKKRIMASGLLLGSVAFAQVQKVDVKKELPKAAVVDLYKISDAKKTTKLSPLSQLKDYEIHLKWAECARLAPQVFTANKDLRGWIGVSWLHCLDEAQKKAKDRAAVDRALTTMEAHKDLFRNGPWSVSLEKYYLDFKMVQLEDQVTRKNKKAAASIDALLSSAASLSREQKSKAYQLLGDLAMLDNNYNEAQFFFEQAQDQKDSKYLQEKLDFIAKTKTTVTPPAKAATTSSEVAGDEAKIEERIRLAQKQNDPVAALKDSVQILNEYPGSRAARRLKDRPLEIYNSLSEKLAKVKALNEMEEADTARLMEWAHSMHRRADYSGSLSLATKALDKNPHAPSTTSALWIASRSAHFMGQYDKALELYKKLYTYHLGSDEAAEALFRASLIYFRKQDYTSSSALLERLLQQGRDRYDLNGQYWLVRSLQESKSERAAQAAADLIERYPFSYYGLRLRAESQKGKLSWPENKDKAPALGSEFFVVGAQKGAWRRFKVLSEAGWVSEAQEELSSVPFLKDATLKVQLAEKLVERHQYVTAIRWINEAMEADPRLRREQFVKIGYPEAFASLYQAEAERYGIDAVLFKSLTRQESAFNLKAVSTSNALGLMQMIPPTAQEVSKKLGMKVELPDDMFRPEVNIPMGSYYVSQMLDQFQGSVPFALAAYNAGPYRVKLWIDARAEVSELLAKPSSAPVDELWFDELPWTETSFYVKAILRNVLLYRLSEKGNYEVNPVLWQDLLNKKAK; translated from the coding sequence GTGAAAAAAAGGATCATGGCCAGCGGCCTTCTGTTGGGAAGTGTCGCTTTCGCCCAAGTGCAAAAAGTGGACGTGAAAAAAGAGCTGCCGAAAGCTGCGGTGGTGGATCTTTATAAAATTTCAGATGCGAAAAAAACGACCAAACTTTCACCGCTGTCGCAGTTGAAAGACTATGAAATTCATCTGAAATGGGCCGAGTGTGCACGACTGGCGCCACAAGTGTTCACCGCTAACAAAGACCTTCGTGGCTGGATTGGTGTGAGCTGGCTGCACTGTCTGGATGAAGCCCAGAAGAAAGCCAAAGACCGTGCAGCGGTGGATCGTGCGCTGACCACGATGGAAGCCCACAAAGATCTTTTCCGCAACGGTCCGTGGTCGGTAAGTCTTGAAAAGTACTATCTGGATTTCAAGATGGTGCAGTTGGAAGATCAAGTGACCCGTAAAAACAAAAAGGCCGCCGCCAGCATTGATGCTTTGTTATCCAGTGCTGCATCCCTGAGTCGTGAACAGAAATCCAAGGCTTATCAGCTGCTGGGCGATCTGGCGATGCTTGATAACAACTACAACGAAGCGCAGTTCTTTTTTGAGCAGGCCCAGGACCAGAAAGACTCCAAATACCTTCAGGAAAAGCTGGATTTCATCGCCAAGACCAAAACAACAGTGACGCCACCGGCAAAAGCGGCCACCACGTCATCTGAGGTGGCAGGAGATGAAGCCAAGATTGAAGAACGCATCCGTCTGGCGCAAAAGCAGAACGATCCTGTCGCCGCACTCAAAGACAGTGTGCAGATTCTGAATGAATACCCGGGCAGCCGCGCTGCGCGCCGTCTGAAAGACAGGCCGCTGGAAATTTACAATTCCCTGAGTGAAAAGCTGGCCAAAGTCAAAGCTCTGAATGAAATGGAAGAAGCTGACACCGCGCGATTGATGGAGTGGGCACACAGCATGCATCGCCGTGCGGATTACTCCGGCTCGTTGTCTTTGGCCACCAAGGCTTTGGACAAAAACCCGCATGCCCCATCCACGACGTCGGCTTTGTGGATCGCCAGCCGCTCGGCGCATTTCATGGGTCAGTACGACAAAGCGCTGGAGCTTTATAAAAAGCTGTACACTTATCATCTGGGTTCGGATGAAGCGGCAGAAGCTTTGTTCCGGGCCAGTCTGATTTATTTCCGCAAGCAGGACTACACAAGTTCTTCGGCCTTGCTGGAGCGCCTGTTGCAGCAGGGGCGTGATCGCTATGATCTGAACGGACAGTACTGGCTTGTGCGCTCTTTACAGGAAAGCAAATCCGAGCGTGCGGCGCAGGCTGCAGCTGATTTGATCGAACGTTATCCGTTTTCTTACTATGGCCTTCGTCTGCGGGCCGAGTCACAAAAAGGCAAATTGTCCTGGCCCGAGAATAAAGACAAGGCTCCTGCTTTGGGATCTGAGTTCTTTGTCGTGGGGGCGCAAAAAGGTGCATGGCGCAGATTCAAAGTCCTGTCCGAAGCGGGTTGGGTCAGTGAAGCTCAGGAAGAGCTTTCCTCTGTGCCGTTCCTGAAGGATGCGACTTTGAAAGTTCAATTGGCGGAAAAACTAGTGGAACGACATCAGTATGTTACTGCCATTCGTTGGATCAATGAAGCCATGGAGGCGGATCCGCGTCTGCGCCGCGAGCAGTTTGTGAAGATCGGATACCCGGAAGCCTTTGCCAGTCTGTATCAGGCTGAGGCGGAACGTTATGGCATCGACGCGGTTTTGTTTAAAAGCCTGACTCGTCAGGAAAGTGCCTTCAATCTGAAGGCAGTTTCAACCTCGAATGCTCTGGGTCTGATGCAGATGATTCCACCAACGGCCCAGGAAGTGTCCAAGAAACTGGGCATGAAGGTGGAGCTTCCGGATGACATGTTCCGTCCTGAAGTGAACATTCCGATGGGCTCTTACTATGTCTCCCAGATGTTAGACCAGTTCCAGGGAAGCGTTCCTTTCGCTCTGGCGGCTTATAACGCAGGACCCTATCGCGTGAAGCTGTGGATCGACGCAAGAGCTGAGGTCAGCGAATTACTTGCCAAGCCCAGCTCCGCCCCTGTGGATGAGCTGTGGTTTGATGAGCTGCCATGGACGGAAACAAGCTTCTATGTGAAGGCCATTCTTCGCAACGTCCTGCTGTATCGGCTGTCAGAGAAGGGCAATTACGAGGTAAATCCCGTCTTATGGCAGGATTTGCTTAACAAAAAGGCAAAATAA